The DNA window gcttggctgcagaatgggtgtgtacatctggtagacctgaccacttggtggtgcagtgtggatgtgcatacgactgtgtatgtatgtgacagtgattaccgtgtgaggtttatgggaCAGCTCtaggcagcaatacaggttatgtgagtaagtttcatgcaacagtaagaatggtcagtagtatacatagcagctctgggcaacATCAATAGattgtgctattgaagtgcaaatagtgattgccacatcagttggaaagtgaaaaaatatttggcacactgattcacccccctctcagtgtcaatcgggacccaacaataATTAACTGGATGGATTTCCACGTTGAGCCAAGTTTTCAGGCTTTAAAACACTAGTTTAGTCAAAGGAAAGGAAGCTTTCAAAAGCAACTCCAATTCATCAAGAATGATTATTCAATCTAAACGATACTTTAAAATCCTCTACAATATGCATGTAGCTTGAACTTTAAACTAATCCAAGATGTGAACTcagattttaaattttgaatttttttccttttaactaAGTAACAATTTATCTCTATTTCCTAGTTATTGTTCGGAATAAATACAAttaagcccaactaaggaagaAATGCATGATTAATCTAAACAGACACTTGCACCCATTCTTCCCTGTCAAAATGATCAGTTACAACTCTAACTAaaattcataaaagaaaaaattaagtttCAATACCTGTTGTTGTAGAGTTTCAACATCAAACGAAATTGAATATAAAGAGCTTGAAGAAAATTACTCATCTTCATGGATTGGATATCTCGAGAACtccattattttctttgttgggTCTTAGGCATTGTGAGATGAGATTGAGGagaagaaacagaacaaaaacaagaagaagaatgtaAGAAGGTGAAGGCAGCTTGAGAGAGGAGATAGTAGGACCAAGAAAGTCGATcgatcaagagagagagagagagactattgAAGTGAGCGTATTAGCTTCTTTTTAGTAGATTCCTTAAAAATAGGAAAGTGAATTAAATAAGTTCTCCAAAATAGGAAAATTGCTATCTTTTTAAGTGTAATGGTGggactggattttttttttttttaatagcagGGGCATGAGAGTTTGTGAGAGTGGAGAGTGAGAATCTACTATAAAAActaatattagagagagagagagagagatgatggcgTGAGAGTGAATTAATACCAAGAGTTTCCTTAGTAGATTCCTTAAAAATAGGAAAGCGAATTAAAAGTAAGTTCTCCtctaaaataggaaaattagtATCCTTTTAACCGTAAGGGtgggattggatttttttttttttttaNNNNNNNNNNNNNNNNNNNNcgcactgtggttgtagtagcactaaaaccaaagacttagtaatgttgactaggtgtatgtgaattaaaatgaattgcatggcatgtagtgcatatgatgtgttgtgatgtgtggactgttgtgtgtggtccacctctctacctactgagctagtgagctcattccacgtgtgcacccctttttagatgattttgcaggtcatgcatctgaggagcagggggtgggtcccccagtcgagtttcctgaggaggactggtggacccctgaggagtttgagcacggcgtagactgcgcgtgtgagagctgtgttgcggggcaacggttctgaggccgagctgagctccagccttgataccgatgccgggctgcgtactctgatgtttttgataatttcctgtatataattgatattcaaactttattctttttgtgtatatatatcatgcctgtgggcccaaatgtatataattatggtattgccatttgggtatcaggtatatgggaattattacaggtaaaacttagtcttccgctgatttgatgagttgatgttagtgtgtgtatgctgtggtggaatacagcgtctgatgatcctggcaggtttgggttaaccggtgttaactcggtcaccgctccggttcagtgcgaacggggtgtgacaataccTATGGGGAGAGGTTCTTCCTAAGATGTCCTCTCTCAGCATGATCGATGCAATGTTGAAGGAGAGGATAAAGGGTttgggagtcaccacctagataAGGGTGTAGGACCcataacaccccccccccttttctggAAAGAAAATGAACTCCAATATTTGGATACACTAAAATCCAACCCTCTTGGGAGATGGAAAAATCCCACTTAGAATGTACCCGGGTTAGCCCTGCCTCGATTCCTCCTTCCACTTCTCGAAAGGGGAGAAATTGTTTGGCATGGGGCTTTTTGGGGATCTTGTGTGGGCCTATGGTTTTTATAATTCTATTTGTtattttgatgttcttgtttTGGTGTGCAACCTAGATTAGTGTCTAGGACCCATAGGTCTACCCCTTTCGTGGATAAGGCAAAGGACAAAATCATAGTTTAGGTAAGCCAAATTGCATGCTAGGAAGGTTTTACGCATCCAACCATGCCTAACCAATGGTTGGTCTCTTTTCATATAGACCCTTTTAGGCTAATTAGTCATACTAACCAGTCCTAAATATTGTACTAACATGAAAATATATTGCTTTAAATGTAAACGATAGTTGTTAAATGTATATTCAGGAACACTATTTGTATATATGGAAGTAGTTGAACTTGACTGAGCCAAACTACCTATGTACCCTTAATTTGGATCAAGTCATTCTTAGTTCCGCAAGGCATGATACATAAAGCAATGTGGATCACTATATGAGTTTGTATGTGTGTGTTTGTAGATATTTATGATGCTCGATGATTGATGGGGGATTGCATGTCATATCTTTGACCGAATCTAGATGAGTAAGATTGCCTATGTACCCTTAATAGCGTCGGGTCAACCGTCGTTCCTAGCCAATGTAAGACTAGGAAGAATCTTAGAGTTTTGATCGCTTCATGGGTTCAGGCTTTGGTTTTGAAACGGTTGTCTTTGATAATGTCCTTTGTCTATCAAATTTATTACGAGGATTTTTTTACCACATGAACattttggatatatatatatatatatataggcatcGTAACAATGTGCCAAAAATTTTGAGATATCTATACATATGTATATGTACTAATATAACATGGTAATTAAATCAACGTATGTTAAAATGCCAAAAAAGTTTGGGTTAGGATCATGACCCTAACCCTTGTGCAAATACACAAAGTAACTACATATTACTAATATATGTGCAAAAATATatacaataaaaaaggagaggGAAAATTTGTTTTTGGGCTCAAATGGGCTATCAAGCTATTTTTGGAGAAAACCGATACTTTTAGTGGCACTCCAAGAGCAGTATAGCACTTCCTTGATCAAtaacagaggagagagaaaataatttttatgaGGCCGAAATTGACTTTTCTGGAATTCTAGCCGAATTTTGATACTTGTACTACACTCTGGGAGCAATTTGGAGCTTTCGAACTAACTTCGgttggagagagaaatttaaatTGTCGGCCCACTGCCAAAGATATCTACAATATTTTGGCACTTTTAAAGCCCTCTGGTACTTCTATAATATTATAGTAGCACTTCACCTTTCTTCGAGACTCCTTGAGATTAGAGATTTTCACCCCTGCTACGTTTTGTCGAATTCTGTTGAATTTCAGACCTTCTGTACACTCAGGGACTAAGgcagaagagaaaggagaaagaatagAGCtctagagggagagagagagagagagagagagagagagagagagagatctgtgGTGTGTAAATGAGGGAggggtccccccccccccccctttttattaCTAAATTGTGGATACTCCATTTGGTGGTTAAGCCGTGCAATGTAACACTTTCATAGGGTGTTGCCACGTGGCAGTCCCTAAAGAGGCTAAGAAGTGGGCTCCCCCTGAGCACTGTGTGTTGAACGCTTATTCAGCGACGTTCAGGGATAATTTTAGGTAGATTTGGTTGTTTGATTTCAGTGATTTTATACATCGTTGGAAACAAGTTTCATAATTTTCcaattgtgtaaatatcatcaGTTAACTATTTCGAGGAAGTAGGCTGATCTGTGTCTGAAGCCGGTATAATCTATTGTGCGATAGCCTTTCTAATAGGCTTCCAAGAGTGATTCTAGGATATCCGACCGTTATATTTTGACAATCCTTATATcaatgaatttattttattttttttttattttttatgttataaTCATCAATGCAAATTCTACGACATGTTTTGTCGTGAGCGCAATCAGATTTGTGTCCCAGTGTAAGTAGGCCCCATAAAATTATGGTTTGATGGATGGATTGCTAAACAGTATTGGAATGGCACCAAATTTTAGGGTATGTCTGAATATAATGTAAATATGCTATCTGGTGATTGTCGGACCAATCTGACAATATTTGGGCTTCCAAGTCCTAACAGGGGCAAATGGTAATTTGCCTAGAAGATGGCATGATGAAAGGGGGAGGACGCCGAGGTCTGTCTGTAGCTCAATCCtggatgaaataaaaaattgcaaaCATTGCATTCGGGATAGTGAAATCAGTAGACGATCTGATATGTTATAGGAAGTTGGGTCTTTTTGCTCAAGGTAAGCCTTCAAATAAAATTCTAGAAGTTTTTTGATGCAAGCCCCAGATGCATTGGATCAAGCTAAATTTTGACGGCAGCTCTATGGGGAATCCTGAGCATGCAAGAGTTGGAGGAATTTTTAGAGATCCATCGAGAAGAATTTTCGGGACTTATAAAGTTTTTATGGGTGTGATAGGAGTTTTTGAGGTGGATATGGAGGGCTTCATGGTGGGTCTATTGCAAGCAAAGGAAATGGGTGTTGTTAGACTCTGGGTGGAGTCCAATTCCACTGTTGTGGTAACGCTGATTCAAAATAGAAGAGTGCCCTAGTTTGCTGCTCAACGTTGGGCTTTTCTAAAGCGGTACTTGGATGGGAATACCTGGAAGATATATCATAATTTTAGAGAAGCTAACTTTATTGCAGACTTTTTAGCTCGGGATGCGGCAAAAACAGGTGTCTCAATGTCCAATGTTGTTCTACCTGATCATATTGTGGTGCATCTTAGTAATGATGCCAATGGAAGACCAAATTATAGATTCAGTTAATGTTTCATCCCCTttctctgctaatggcaatgccgaaggtggggatttggtgagcaaaaaattttgttttcctttgttTTGATTGCTGTCTGTAATGGCCGATTCTTATActtggtgattttttttttcttgaataaatTCTTCatttactgaaaaaaaaaaagacacattTGATTATATTAATATCCTAGTAGAAAGAATGTTACTTGATTGCGTGAGTTGTTTAGACACAGTAGGTGTAGAAAGGCCATGTTGCCCATGCTAAAGATGCTCTCTTGTACCCTCTCATTGGTCTGTGCACTGATATGTACTAACGTGTCAACAAAATAATGTTCTGTTGTCcatattcattttttctttttctaaaataaaataaaaaattaaaaggagaaaaaaaccctaCCATAGTCATGTGTTGCTTATGCCTAGATATAAATGGGTACAAAAAAATCATACTAACCCCCGCTCTATGCATTAAAGATATTCCCACACACTCTCCCATTGATACCTTACATTGCAAACTCAAAAAATCTTTTCCCTGTTTTTATACGTGTACATAGTTGCCATGTAgccaaaccctaacctaaacccaaacccaaacccgaaCAGTTATCCAATCAACCACCCAATATAGGTCTTCACCCagccaagcttaaacccttatCCTCTAGTTCACTACAGCAATGCCTCAAAAGATGTGAACCTTAATTTGTTTACACTTCAGTAGTGCCTCGAAAGATGGGAATCTTCCAACCCTCTTGGTAAGCTGTCATTAAAAACTCACACCTGAGTCCAAACATTATCATTGGGATGAGCATGTAAAGCATTATAGCCATGTCTTTGGGTACGCAGCACCTTTCCCCTACACTGAACATCAACACTGCACTATTCTAGTCTTTATCGTTTTCAGCTTTAACTTTAATAATTAGTCATTCTTTCTTTCAACATTGCCTGGGATTCCTTCTACCTACCTTACACCCAAAACAAACAAGTGATTAAAATCAATGCACTAACATTTGGCCAATCCAGCAGAttatttattccaaaaaattatttagattcatgagataagaaaattaattacaaaataagtagatttgattttatttcacATTTACTTTGTCtataaatttacaaaataataGGCATTTTGGACGAACTACTATGACTACCTGTGCATCTAGTGCAGTGGCTTGAAAACAAACGAGTCTACAAGGATAGATAGGTGGTTGAAACTTTCTTAAGAGTGGTCAAGGTCTTGAGCTTTTAGTAAAACACTTTAGATATCTATATTTTTGCggttcaaataataataataataaacaaaggaGATGAGTTGTCTGATATCACGGGTTAGAAATCTGATTGATGaaatgttaaataaaaaataataattgaaatTAAACAATGTGGAAGAGAGAATTTGAACAAAAAGATTAATTAAGCAACTAATCCTTTTACTTGTAAAACAAGATGAGAGATGGATGAGGGTGGGATTACGTCACAAATCATCATACTCTTAATGGGCTAATCCATATTTTAATTGAACTAATACATGTATAATTAGTTCAATATTTTTACATGTAAttaatcaaaatcaacacaATCGGCACCCAAATCTCGCTGTCAAAATGGTTGATCTTGTGGTGGTAATTAATGAAATATCCTATTTGTTAAGGGATTAAGATGGGGTCATACCATTTTGAAATAAGGGGAAATAGAAAGCCCTGGAAATAAATGGTCATAATCACTAATCTTAAAAAAACACTAAGGTGCTAGTGTCTATCATCTTTCCTTGTCATCTTCACCCACcgacccacccacccacccacccacccaccttAGAAAATCCTTTAGGTTGTGGAGTTGGGgtcctcctttctcttttttcatgtCCTTTGCTTCTTTGTGAACAGACCCTTTACCCATGGAACCTTCTAAAGAAACAGACCTTCATTTATAATTAAAGTGGTTCTGAATGCACTCTTTGTTGGGGTCCAGAAAATGTTCATTAAAGGAATCATAAATTGTTTCAAGTCAAATAAGTGGGTGATTAGTCATTAATGTAATGAGATTAAGGCTTGTCTTCTACGATGCTTTGTAATTGGAATGATTCACagataaagctagagaaagatAGAGAAAGCTTGTTAGAGGGAGGGGCCCTTTCACGTGGAGAGCTTTCACATATCAAATTTGAAAATGacgcccgggggggggggggggggtggaataGTTTAGTTGCAGAAAACATTTCAGTTATTCTGTCACTTTAGTGCTAAACTTTCTCTGCGCATTCCACTGGACCATTGAAGCAACTATTTCCCAGACCAGTTCACATCTTCCAGAATGTCCTTGGGTAGTGAAAATTACTCACCACTCTGCTCCCAGGATCTGGATCCCCTTCAGCGCTTCCAGTGTGCATCAGACAGTTGGTAGCATCCGAACATACACTCCCACTGTTGGATGCATATTTAATGCATTTGTGTGCTGAAAAGGAATTGATTCCCTGTTACGattgaaaaatgaaaccaaaCTTGCCAAATTTTGACATGGAAACAATAATAGTAGTTGTAGTTCTGGAAGAAAAAATTTAGGAAGCTCTAATTTAAAGTTTTAAattagggattttcttattgataattTTGATATCCCACAAGGtattaaataatttgtaatcttactttttttatcatattatcatttcacatgtgtatgTAAAATGAGCGTGACAATGACATCTTTTGATAATTATATTATGAtgtcatttttaaattatttttgaaaattctttcgTACTAGAATCTTAAACAACTTTTGGGTTATTCCTTAAAATAAAATGTCAAGTTCTAATTACACCAACTAACTATGCTAAGGCCTTCATCAGATGGTTGTGTGAGTTAGAGCCTGCAAGACaagaatgaaaatatttttatttggagAAAGATTTACTCAACAGGTGTCTAAAGGTTCAACCACAATCCTAGGGTCATTAACGTTTGAAGccccaataaaataaagtcGATAACACCCCTTGTGCGATACCTCTCACCTTTCAACACCGATCGAAGGCCTCCGTCAAGGGAGAACGTGGctaaaggaaaactcaatcctttTTTAAATATCATATGCTCATATAACAAGAATCAATTACTACCTTAAATTCTTCACTCTATCCAACTGATATGGTCTGTAAACATAACTAAGCTGAGGTTTGTCTACTATCCGCAATGTTAACTCCATCAAATCTCACTAAGAAGAGGTCCAAAGCAAATGTACCTGAGTCTCATGGCAGCCAAACTTAATCACACCAAAGCAGAAACAAAGAATAAACAAGAGGCCATCATTGATTTTCAGAAGGCTGAATGCAATTCTATGTATTACAGCAGAGAAAAACACATATGTTTGGGGACTGTAAAACCCTCTACCCCCAATATAAAACATAGAGACACAAATTACAGAACTGAAACCTAGTCATATATTCTAAAGAATCTAAAGGGCCACCCAACTGCAGGTCTGCAACTAAGCCAGTATACACAAGATGAACAAAAAGGTGGGAggtagggggggggggaggaagagaAACTCCTGTGAATAGCATATATAACCACCCATCTACTGAACTAATATACtaaaagatgatcaaagaagaagattctGCAAGAACAACAACGACATGATCCAATTGTGAGCAGCTACTGCCTGCCATTGGTGCCATCATAAGGCTTGGTAGACTTGCCAGACTTCCTCTTTAATACTACAACCCATGTAACGGCCTCCAGCAGAAGTGCGATAGCACCCAACACAATGAGCACAATGACATAAGCTTTCTTCCACTTCTGAGCAGGAACCAATATGTCCAGACCTTTAAACACATTGATGATGccaaggatgatgatgatgtagcCAAGGCCATGGTGATAGACATTCCAGTACTTGCGGTACTTGTGATCCTTCTTAGGTCTCAGGAACAATGCAAAAATCTACAAAACATCAGGGAGGAACAATCAGATATGTCCATCAGACGTATTAGATAAATGTTAAGTTGGAAACTTAATTGTTCTTAATTTGCTAAGATATAAACAGATTTGACTCTCTATCAAATGTGGCTAAAACTAGTTTGTAAATCAGAGTTCACTGTGGGTCGGTGGGTGGGTGGGTcggtgggtgggggggggtggatACAGAAAATTCGGCATTCGAGAGTGACATGGAAAGCTTAAAAATTAGCTTAGCTTATTGATATTCAAATAATACTGACTAAGTCCAACAATTAAGGGAAGAGCTAAAAATCTGGTTCTTATGCTTCatgtttttataatttttcacAGAATTAGTCAGGAAACCAGCAAAAGAACTGAGTGGAAAAAGAAAGGGATCAGGAAACAAGGATGACCAAGTTTGACTCTTAAGAACTGAGATTTGGAAAATGAAAGAGATCAGGAAACAAGGATGACCCAGTTTGACTCTGTTTACTAAGTaaatattaagagaaaaaattgatttgtaatTCATTAAAGAAAGACGTAATACAGAACATAAAATTAatttgaaaggaaaagaaataccCAATAACATCAGCTAAAGTGAAAAAATAAGGATTATTACCTGCACAGTTGCAGCACAGAAGAGGGCAATCCCAATATTCCTGTGGGCCTTGTATACCACTCCCTCTGATTCACTCCCAAGCTTAAGACCAGTTCCCCAGCCAGCAACACCAACAACATAAGAAGAGGACTGGCACGACACATGAAGATAAAACCACGCAGGATCTGCAGACTGGAACGTCCTCAGGTACCTTGCAATAATGGCTCCAAAGGGAAACAATATTCCCCAGCTCACAGCATTCAATATTCCATGAATCTGATAGGAAAACCACAGCCAACTACTTGGTCAACCTCTAATAACTCTTAAAAAAATAACCTGTAATTGAAGAGAAGTAAGAACTGAATTTTCCTATCTAAGGTCCCATCCATATCCAAATCTCATCTTCAACTGCACCCAGAAAAAATTAACATTCTTTGACCCCAAAAAGAAGTAATATTAAGCAGCCCCATAAAAAATTCCAAACCCATACAAGATTTGGACTTCCAAAAATCTCAGATAAAGCTAGAAAATTTAGATTTGCAAACCCAGAAGGAAAAattaaggaaaggaaagaaaagaaaagaaataagaaccCAAAACAAAGCAGAAGTCCAACAAAACTGAACTCACATTTTTCCTTCTAAGCTTATCATTCCCACCAGTGGTGGAGCTGCTCTGTCCTTTCAGCAAATCAAGGGTCCCCTTAGAGTTCAAATTCGCAGTCAGGATCGCATGAGCAGATGGAATCCCATTCGACACCGCAGTCCCAACCTGCCAAACCTGATTAATCGTCGTCATCTGACCGGGTAATCCTATGGTAGCAAAGATCCTCATCAACCCATCTGAGTACTCAGCCGCGGTATCCCAAACCTCATAAGCAATTTTAGAGGGAGCGATTCCCTTGTAAGAGGTGACATTGAAG is part of the Macadamia integrifolia cultivar HAES 741 chromosome 9, SCU_Mint_v3, whole genome shotgun sequence genome and encodes:
- the LOC122088040 gene encoding cytochrome b561 and DOMON domain-containing protein At3g25290-like, which translates into the protein MASSFSSSSAVLLLGFVLNLFLQINLSHSLTCSSQQFSSNRIYEYCNDLPELSSYLHWTYDSSNSSLKIAFLASSKADGWVAWSINPQAPKMLGAQALIAYKLDGNMTLNTFNVTSYKGIAPSKIAYEVWDTAAEYSDGLMRIFATIGLPGQMTTINQVWQVGTAVSNGIPSAHAILTANLNSKGTLDLLKGQSSSTTGGNDKLRRKNIHGILNAVSWGILFPFGAIIARYLRTFQSADPAWFYLHVSCQSSSYVVGVAGWGTGLKLGSESEGVVYKAHRNIGIALFCAATVQIFALFLRPKKDHKYRKYWNVYHHGLGYIIIILGIINVFKGLDILVPAQKWKKAYVIVLIVLGAIALLLEAVTWVVVLKRKSGKSTKPYDGTNGRQ